The Paenibacillus sp. FSL W8-0426 region TCCACCCGGTTTGACACGCCCAGAACCACGCAGTCCTTGTCCAGCTTGGCATACTCCCTGAGGTTGCCAGGCAAATTTACCCTGCCCTGTTTGTCCAATTCGCATTCGGTAGCCCCCGAGAAAAAAAACCGGGTAAACGCGCGCGCATCGGATTTCATCAAAGGCAGTGCCTTGAGCTTCTGTTCCATGATTCCCCATTCATCCATGGGATACACGAAAAGACACTGGTCTAACCCACGTGTGACAACGAAAGAAGGCCCTAAGGATTCGCGGAATTTGGCCGGGATAATGATCCGGCCCTTGTCATCAATGCTATGTTGGAATTCCCCCATAAACATTGGCCCACTCACTCCTCACCCATTCTCCCCACTTTGCCCCACTTTCCACCACCTAAGCATAATAGATTCGCAAAAAAAAATCAAAACCCTTCTTTCCTATCTTGATTTCCCCAAATATTCGTAATCATGAAAAAAACATAAAAAACGCCCTTGATCCCGTACTCAGGACCAAAGGCGTTTCCCGGGCAGTGACTGTACGATGCCGTACATGCCACATCTACATCATTTTATACCTTTCGAACCAGATGTTCTGCAAGTAATTTCTGGTGTCTCGCGCCATGATCGATATCCCGACCCGGAATCAGAACTTCCAGCTGTCCAAATACTTCTCTTGCTCCGGCGACAAGGCGTCGATCGCGATGTCAAGGCTCTCCAGCTTGTAGCTGGCGACTTGGCGGTCAATTTCATATGGCACGTTAACCACGTTTTTGCCCAAATCCGCATAATTCTCGCTTACATAGCGCAGGCCAAGAGCTTGAAGCGCAAACGTTGTGTCCATGATTTCGGCCGGGTGTCCGTCCGCCGCGCCCAGGTTGACAAGGCGTCCTTCGGCCAGAAGGTACATTTTGCGTCCATCCTTGAAGCGGTACTCCTCGATGTTGCGGCGCACGGTACGAATCGAATCCGATCGCTTGGCCAGCTCCGGCTTGTTTACTTCCACGTCAAAGTGGCCTGCGTTGCTAAGAATGGCTCCGTCTTTCATGACATCGTAATGCTCGCCTGTAATAACGTCTTTGTTGCCCGTTACCGCGATGAAGAAATCGCCAAGCTTGGCAGCTTCCAGCATAGGCATGACCCGGAACCCATCCATATGCGCTTCCACGGCCTTGATGGGATCAATCTCGGTGACGATGACGTTCGCGCCCAGTCCTTTGGCACGCATGGCCACGCCTTTGCCGCACCAGCCATACCCCGCAACAACGACCGTTTTTCCCGCAACAACCAGGTTGGTCGTACGGATGATTCCGTCAAATGCAGACTGTCCCGTACCGTACCGGTTATCGAACAAGTATTTGCAATAGGCGTCATTCACCGCAACCATCGGAAATTTCAGTTCGCCTTCTTTCGCCAACGCTTTCAGACGAATAATGCCCGTTGTCGTTTCCTCTGCCCCGCCGCGAATCGTTGCGGCCAGGTCTGGCCGTTCGGATGCGAGAATGGTAGCAAAATCGCCGCCATCGTCGATAATCAGGTCCGGCTTGGCTTCAAGCGCACGAATCTGCAGTGCTTTGAATTCCTCCGCGCCCGGATTGTGCTTTGCATAAACGGTCACTCCGTCCTCAACGAGTGCGGCGCACACATCATCCTGTGTCGACAGCGGATTGCTGTGGGTGATGGTGACTTCCGCTCCCCCCGCTTGAATGACCTTGGCCAAGTACGCCGTTTTGGCTTCAAGGTGAAGACAGATGGATACCTTAAGTCCCTTGAAAGGAAGATCCAGTTCAAACTGACGGCGAATGCGATTTAACACCGGCATGTGCGCTTCTACCCAATCGATTTTAAGATGACCTTCCGGCGCAAGCGCCATATCAGCAACAATGCTGTTCTGCAAAGCAGGTGTAGTCATACCTTCATCCTCCTAAACATGTGATTGCTTCTATATCTTTTCGAGCTTTCGATTACAACCGGATGACCTGATGCTGCCCGGTGAATTCGGATTGGCTTCCAATCAAACGCTCGATCCACTCTGTACCATACTGGTTCAAGTAAAATAGAACATTATGGACCCTCTCCTGCGGTTTGTTCATTGGGAAAAGGGAAGCCTGGATACCATTCCAGTGACGCAGCCCCGCCTCATGTTTCTCCGCAATGGCCCGATGCGTCTGCTGCTGCATATATTGGACCTGTTCTCCAATCTTGCGCAAATTGGTTTCGCCGATTCGCCCAAGTCCGGCTTGGATTTCCGCCAATCGGTCCAGCAAGGGCCGGTACACGGTTTCTATAGCCTGTTGTGCTTTTGCAAACTCTTCCTCCACAGCCAACGTTTCCTGGCCGTCCAGCCATTGCTGCTTGCGCTCTTCAAGACGATACTGAACATCCTGAAACGAAAGACCGTATTGCTGCATATGTTTGTGGTGGATGTCTTCCAAAATGGTAAAAGAAAGACGCGGCAACAGAATGGGCATTTGCAAACCAAACTGTCTGAAGGCTTCACGGGTCAATCCCCAATATGAAATCTCTCCATGCCCCAAAATAACGGCCAGAACCGGCAGTACAGAGTCTTGCATTAACGGCCTTGTCAGCACGTTGTTGCTGAAACGCTCCGGATGTTCGGCGAGCTCCTGAAGCAGCCGATCTTCCGTGAAGGACACCAGTCCCTTCCGATCGCCGAATAAGCCATCCTTGTAAGTTAACAACAGGCGTGCGCCCTGATGGATGTAGAACAAATTGGCCCCGTCTTCGGCAACTTCTGCCGGCATGTCATAGCCAGCCCCCACAACCTGGGAAGCTCCTTGCAAATAAGCGTGTCGCAGCACATCGTTCTTGCGAATCATGTTCGCAAACACCGGTTGTTCCAACGCCCGCAGTCCCTGCTCTGCCGCATCCATAAGAACAAGCCCGCTTCCTCCGAACAGGGCGGACAACATTCTGGCAAACGCATCGCTGAGATTGGAGCTGGATTCGTGAATGTCCCTAAGCAGTTTAACCAGTCCCGGTTTATGTACTGTATCAGGCAAGAGCTGTTCCACCTGCTCGATGGCATTCTTCCATTGGTCTGCATCCACATGAACGCTGCTCACCGAATCCCGTCCGCTAAATCGCCCGTGCAGCTTTACTTTGACGATGTTCCCATTGCGGTCGGGCAAGAACGTGTGATTCACCTCGTCCCAGTCATGGTCTTCACCCGCAATCCAGAAAACGGGCACGACAGGACGCCCGAGCTTGGCTTCGGCTTCTCGTGCAGCCGCAATCACGCTGGCAGCCTTGTAAATAACGAACAACGGACCTGTAAAAAGACCGCTCTGCTGTCCGCCCGTCACAACCAGCGCACCTTGCTGGCTCAATCGTTCCAGCGATTGACGAACTTCCGGGTGATCGTTCAAACGCCGATTATATATACTCAAGTATTCCACCAGATTCTGACGATGCACTCGCGCGTTTTCGGTTTCATCCAGCCATTGGGCACGCGCCGAGAGATTGGAATCAAAGTGAACGTCATATTCATAAAGGGCTCTCACAGCATCACGCGAACAAATATAATCTTCAGCCAGCCGTGATCCGCTGCGGAGCGCCTCGGGTATTCCTTTCATGAGGTCTGCCTCCTATTCTGCTTCAAAGAGCCTTTCTTGATTGTACTCAATAGTAGGCCTCTACGTCAAAAGAAAGTATGCCTTGTTTCCTTAAATTCCAGCTTTAACTATGATAACAATTGAAAACAAAAAACCGCCGATCGCTCGGCGGTTTGATTAAATCGATAATGGCATCTGGCTTGATGACATATTATACGTACGGTTCTGCTACCCAGTGCCCTTTGGATACTTCGATCAATTGGGCATTTTGCAGATTGTAAGGATCGTTTACAGGACCGCCCGAAGCATTCTGAATCGGTCCGGATTGTTCGTCCGGAAGCAAAATGCGGCGTTTGCTGCGTTCCACCTCGGGATCCGGAACCGGAATCGCCGACAGCAGCGTTTTGGTGTAAGGGTGCACCGGATTGGAGTAAAGCTCTTCGCTTTCTGCCAGTTCCACCACTTTTCCCATGTACATTACCGCAACGCGGTCACTGATATGTTTAACCATGGAAAGATCATGCGCAATGAACAGGTAAGTCAGGCCAAGACGCTGCTGAAGTTCTTCCAGCAATTTGACGACCTGAGCCTGAATTGAAACGTCCAACGCCGACAACGGCTCGTCACAGATAATGAATTTAGGGTCTACGGCCAAGGCGCGTGCAATCCCGATCCGTTGTCTTTGACCACCCGAGAATTCGTGCGGGTAACGCAGCGCATGGCTTGGATTCAACCCGACCAGGTCAAGCAGCTCCTCTACCCGTTTTTTCCGTTCTGCTCGGCTGGAAGCCAAACCGTGGATATCCAAAGATTCACCGATAATATCCATGACATTGAAACGCGGGTTCAACGATGCATATGGATCTTGGAAGATCATTTGCATGTCTTTGCGCATTTCTTTCATCTTGCGGGGAGACAGCTTATAAATATCCGTTCCGTTGAAGTTTACGTTTCCGCCCGATGGTTCGTACAAACGCAGAATCGTACGGCCGGTTGTCGATTTACCGCAACCCGACTCGCCTACAACGCCCAGCGTTTCCCCTTCGAAAATGTCAAAGCTCACATCATTCACGGCTTTCAGGATGTTGCCTTTGCCCAGATTGAAGTATTGTTTGAGGTTTTTAACCTGCACGAGAGGTTTATTTGCCCCTTTAACAATGCCTACCGGAGTCGGTTTTTCCTTTTTAGGCTCATCCAAACGCGGCAGGGCGTTCAGCAATTTAATCGTGTATGGATGCTGAGGATTGCTGAAAATTTCATCGGTTGTACCTGTTTCGACAACCTCGCCTTCTTTCATGACCACGACACGGTCACACATACCTGCTACGACGCCAAGGTCATGCGTAATCAGCATGATGGAAGTGCCGAGCTTTTGCTGCATGTCTTTCATAACATCCAGAATTTGAGCCTGGATCGTTACGTCAAGCGCTGTAGTTGGTTCGTCCGCGATCAGCAATGATGGGCGGCAAGCCAAGGCAATGGCGATCATTACACGCTGACGCATACCACCTGAAAATTGGTGCGGATAGTGCCCCATCCGGATTTCCGGGTTTTTGATGCCGACAAGCTTGAGCATTTCCAGGGCGCGGGCTTCCGCTTCCTTTTTGGACATGTTCTGATGCTTGCGAAGCACCTCGGTAATTTGTTTACCGACTTTGATCGTTGGGTTGAGCGATGTCATCGGATCTTGGAAAATCATACCGATATCTTTACCGCGAATCGCTTCCATTTCTTTATCCGTTTTATTCAATAGGCTCTGACCTTGAAAAACGATCTCTCCATTTTTAACGATGGAAGGCGGGGAGGGGATCAGCTTCATGATGGTCTGAGCGGTAACGCTTTTACCACTACCGGACTCACCAACGATTCCCAGCGTTTCTCCTTTGCCTAATTCGAAACTAACATTTTTTACGGCATCAAATACCCCCGAGCGCGTTTTAAACGAAACGCTCAGATCTTTGACTGTTAAAATCGTCTCCATAATCCCACCTCCTATTTCTATTTACGTAATTTCGGATCCAGCGCATCCCGGAGTCCGTCGCCGAGCAAGTTGAAAGCAAGCATCGTCAATACCATCAGGCCGGCAGGGAACCACATCCGCCAAGGATACAGCGTCCAGCCTGTAAGAGCGTCATTGATCATCGATCCCAGGGAAGATCTCGGAGCGGATACACCCAGACCAAGGAAGCTCAGGAACGCTTCCGCAAAGATCGCATTCGGGATAGACAATGTCAGTGTAACGATAATCGGGCCAACCGCATTAGGCAGCAAATGACGGAACAACTGGCGTCCCGTGCTTGCACCCATCGAGCGTGCGGCGAGAATAAAATCTCTGTTTTTCAGCTGCATGATCTCCCCGCGAACGATCCAGGACATGCTGATCCAGCCGGTAATCGTCAATGCGATAATAATGGTCGTCAAGCTTGGCTCCAGAACGACCAGCAGCAGGATAACAACCAACATATAAGGAAGAGAGTACAAAATTTCGGAGAACTTGTTCATGATTCCGTCTACGCGTCCGCCGTAAAAACCCATGATCGCACCATAAATGACCCCGATCACAAGGTCAATCAAGGCAGCCGCCAGACCGACCGTCAGGGATACCCGTGCACCGACCCAAGTTCTTACCCAAATATCACGGCCGAGTTCGTCCGTGCCGAACCAATGCTCTGCGCTTGGCGCCATATTGGCGTTCAACAAATCATTGGAATAATAGTTGTAGCTTGTAAAGATCGAAGTTGGACCAATGATCGAAAAAAGAACAACAAGGATGAGAACGCCCAAGCTGATCATCGCAACTTTGTTGCTTGCCAGCCTGTACATCGCGTCTTTCCACAGCGATACGCTTTCCTGCGATTTTACCGCCGGGGCAGCATTCGCCGTTTGTGCATTTTTATTATTTGAGCCAGACAACGTTATGCCCCCTTCTTGCTTTCCAGCTTAATTCTAGGATCAACCAGTACATAGGCGATATCTGTCAAGAAACGAGCGAGCATCAACAGAACGCCGTAAAAGATCGTGATCCCCATAATCATCGTATAGTCACGGTTAGTAATACTTTCGACAAACACTTTACCAATACCGCCGATGTTAAAGATTTGCTCGATAACGACCGAACCGGTGATGATGTTTGCAGTCATTGGACCCACATAAGTTACGACCGGCAAAATACCGTTACGCACAACGTGTCTGAACATGATAGCAGGCCATTTCAAACCTTTGGCTTTCGCTGTTTTGATATAATCCGCATGCAATACTTCCAACATGCTAGAACGAGTCAAACGGGCAATGAACGCGATCGGGGATGCCGACAGCGCGGCTACCGGGAGAACGTAGTCAAGCGGGCCATCGAAGCCCATGACGTTGAACCATCCCAACTTGTAGGCAAACACGTACTGGATCAGCGACGCCAGCAAAAAGCTCGGCACGGCGATCCCGATGACGGCAAGTACCATCGTAATATCGTCGATCAGCTTGCGGTGGTAGACTGCCGCCAACAAACCTAGCAGTACCCCCACGACGATCGAAATGATGATCGCAAAGATGCCGAGACGCAACGAAGCCGAAAACGTTTGAACGATCATATCGGAAACGTCCTGATTCAGGTATTTCATGGAAACGCCGAAATCACCCTGCACGATCCCGCCCATGTACTTCAAATACTGCTCAAACAGGGATTTGTCCAATCCGTATTTCTGCTCGAGCAATGCCCGGATTTCAGGAGACACCTTTTTCTCGGAGGTAAAAGGGTCTCCCGGAATGGCTTTCATCAAGAAGAATGTTGCCGATGCCAGTATGAAAAGCGATAGCAGCACGAATAGCAGTTTTTTCAAAACATACTTAACCAACCCTTGCACACCTCCAAAAACAATATTTTGTATACAAATCGATTGTAGAATTAGACAATGCGTCTTGTCCAATCCAGTTATCGGAAATTTCAAGAATTATAAGGAAAATCGGCTCACATACAAAAAAATCGGGATATATATGGAAAACCACATATATATCCCGAAGCATTCATATAGACTTCAGAACAACTTTACTTCGCTTCCAAATATGCGCGAGTGAAGTCGATCGCTCCACTAAAATCAAGTTGTACGCCTTTCAGGTAAGGCTTAGTCAAAGATACGTTAGTGTAATAGTAGATTGGCAGAACCGCCATGTCATCCTGAACCAGGACTTTTTCAGCGTCAGCAAATGCAGCCATACGCTTAGCAGGATCAGTTTCTTTCACAGTTGCTTTAACGTCTTTATCGAACTGTTCGTTGCTGTATTTAGGATCATTGTTTGTGTTGCCAGTTGTCCACATTTCCAAGAAGTTGTACGGATCGTTATAGTCTGCAGACCATCCCGCACGAGCGATTTGGAAGTTTTGGTTTTGGCGGTTCTCAAGGAATACGCCCCACTCTTGGTTTTCCGTTTTCACGTCAACGCCAAGGTTTTGTTTCCACATATCAGCGATCGCCAGAGCAATTTTCGCATGACCGTCACTTGTGTTGTAGATCAAAGTAACTTGCGGCAAAGTTGTGTAGCCTTCTTCTTTCATACCTTCTTCAAGCAATTTTTTAGCTTGTTCTACGTCTTCTTTGAAGTAGTCGTCTTTGTGCTCATCACGGAATTCGCCGTTTTCACCGCGGATACCTGGAGGAACGAAACCGAATGCCGGAATTTGTCCGCCTTGCGTTACTTTGTCAACGATCAGTTGACGGTTGATCGACATCGCGAAAGCTTGACGGATTTTTTTGTTGTTGAAAGGTGCTTCATTTACGTTAAACAAATAGTAATACGTACTTGCAATACCTGTAGCTTTGAACTCGTCCGGCAGTTCAGCTTTTACAGACGGGATTTGATCCGTAGGAACTTCACCGTTAGGTGCACCCGTGTAATCCAATTGACCGGATTTGTAAGCTTGCAGTTCGGAAGCGCTGCTGCTAGTCAGGGACATGTTGATTTCAGACAGTTTGATTTCGCTTGCAGCATGGTAAGATTCGTTTTTCTTCACAACGATTTTTTGACCTTTAAGGAAAGAATCCATTGTGAACGGTCCGTTAACGATCATGTTTTTGTAATCCGTAAAGAACTTGTCGTTTGTATCAGCAGACTTGTGTACCGGGTAGTACGTATAGAATGCTGTCAAACCCAAGAAGTAAGGCGTTGGGTTTTCCAAAGTTACTTCCAGTGTATGCTCATCGGTAGCTTTCACACCAACTTGGGAGAAATCAGTGATTTTTTCACCTTTGAACGACTCATCAGTGCTGCGGTTGAAGCCTTCCGCACCTTTAATGTAGTAAAGCTGATAAGCGTAAGGAGATGCTGTTTCCGGTTTCAAAGCGCGTTCCCAAGAACGAACGAAGTCTTCCGCAGTGATTGGATCGCCGTTGCTCCATTTCGCTTCAGGGTCCAAGTTAAACACATATTTCAGGCCGTCTTCAGAAACCTTCCAGTCTTTAGCAACGCCTGCAGCTTCTTTGCCGTCAGCGTCAATGCGAACGAGGCCTTCATACAAGAATTTCAGAACCGTGTTGGTTTGGCTGTCTTTTGCTTGTGCCGGGTCCAACGTAGGAGGTTCAGCTGTCAGGTTAATTTTGAGCACTTGGTCTTTTGCAAGACCGGCTTCTTCGCCTGCAGAACCAGTTCCTGTGTTGTTGTTGCTGCTTGTGCCTTCATTTTTCGATCCGCACGCTGCAAGTACGGTACCGAACGCCAAAATCAGCGTCAAAAGGACTAATAGACTTTTCCTTTTCATCTAACACTTTCCCCCTAAATTGATGTGGTTTATGTTTATAGATTATACAACCACCGGTCAAAAAAATCTACATTACTTTTTCAGAAAGTAATGTTTTTTTTCACTTTTCGACAAATTCGACACCGTTTTCGAAGTTTTTGTGTTATGTATGCTCACATGATATTGATAAAATATCTAAAAAGCCCAAATACAGTAAATAGAATATAAGAGAAACTCATCACGACGAAAGCCATGCGCCAAACGACCCGGAACATTCGAACCCCATCGACCCTGCCCTTAAGCCTATTTTGGGCTCCTCCGATCAGTCCCAGCGCGATTAGTATGAGGAGAAGGGTCAAATAAAATCCAAATTGCGTATCAAATGTCAAATTGAATAATGCCGAGACCGAAAAAATCAAAAATAGAGTCGTTACGTCCATTGCGACTTTGAAAGCAGCCCGCTTGTTCTTCTTCCATGCAACCATGGCCAAATACGTAATGATAAACGGGAAAAAGGGCAGCACGCTCAATCCGATGAAAATTCCCATCAACTCACTCCTTCCGTTTACATGCCTTCAATCAGGCGATACATCGTTTCATGCATCGGAGCCGGCAAACCGTAACGCTGGGCAAGCATGACGAACTGACCGTTGATCGATTCAATTTCAGTGCGGCGCCCGGATTGAACATCTGCCAGCATCGAAGAGGTATTGGAAGCCGTCGATCGACATACGGAAAGGATCTGTTCCCACCAGTCCGGGTCCGTTTCGATTCCTGCTGCAGCAAGAATGTTCATTCCTTCATCATACAGCTGGCGCATGACAGCAATGCGTTCCTCACGCGACAGCAGTTCACCGTTCGGTATTCTCCACAATGCCGTTAGCGGATTGATGACCGCATTGATCATCCATTTTCTGTGAACCATCCTCTCGATTTGATTCGACGCAATCCCGTCAAATCCTGCCTGACACAGCATCAGGGCTACATCCGCCGCCGAACTTCGGCCGACATTCGCCGACTGATTTCCACGGGCATCCTTGCTTTCGCCAATCCAAGTTTGGCCATGCCCTGCATGATGCACATCCCCGCCATCGCGTTTTGCCCCTTCGGTCGTGACTGCGCTGAATATTCGCCAAGAAGGAAACGCCTTTTCCAGTTTTTCGATATGTCCCAATCCGTTCTGAAAACAAACTACGTTCACCGGCTTGGTTTGTAGACCGTCCATGCTTTGAATCGCTTCATCCATTCCCGTCTGCTTGACCATTAGAAACAGCCAATCGCCCGGAGCACGATTCCATTCATCAAGAAGCCCGGAAATCGGCTGTGCTTGGACGTTTTCCGGTGAAAGCACGTGCACGGCGCCGCCAGATTCGAGGGCCCGAATTCCTTGAGCGCGCAGCTGCTTCGACTGCTCTTCCGTTCTTGTCCAAAACCGGACTTGGTGCCGTACGGCTTGGAGCTTGGTTCCAAACAGCAGGCCTAGTGCCCCAGCCCCGATAATATCAATAATCATGCGACACCTCTTTTTTCGTTCATCATGCCTTTCTTCTATCTATAATAGAACAAAAATACGAAACAAAAAACCCGTCTGATCCGCCGTTTGTAACGGAGATGTGACGGGCTGGCTCAAATGAGTAGTCCAGAATCATTCACGAACTACTCAATCCGCTCCAAATTTCCATTGGCATCCATTTTGAAGCGAGTCTTGATTTCTTCTTCTTCTTCGGACAAAAAAGCAAGCCTGCGCGCACGATCCATGATCTGAATCAATGCCTTGTAATCGTCGTTCACCACACGATAATCGGTCTGTACTTCACTGACTTCTTTGGACAGCCTGTCGTTCTCCAATCGAAGCTCCATTAACTCGTCTTCTTTTTCGCGCAGTTCCTTCTCCAACATCTTCAACTGGCGGCTGGTTTCCTGAACTGTCCCTTTCCATTGCCTCAAGTAACGAATGACTGCATCCATCGATAGGGATTCTTCGGATACTCCATCCGTCTGATACGCATTCTCTTCCGTATCCATCGGCGCTATTGCGGCCACTTGCGGGCCATGCACGGCAGGCTGTTTCCGGAGATAGCTCCGTTTCTGGCGCTGCGCCTTGGCATTGCTGATGGCAGACTCATATTTCTTGCGCACACAGCTGTTCCAGCGAAATCCGCAAGCGGCAGAAGTCCTGCCGATTTTTTCGCCCACTTCCTCAAAAGCTGCAAGCTGGGTACTGCCTTCGCGAATATGCCGCAGCGTCACCTCCGCCAAGATCAAATCATCTTCTGTACTCCACGCATCCTGTCTAACTGCAGTCATGCTATATACCCTCCTAACAACATCCATAATAACCATTCACCAGCCGATGCCCGTCGTGTGAATTCAGACATAAAAGCTGCTTTACTCATTCATATGCCTCTCATAGAGTTCATAGAATTGATTTCATACTAAAATGTATTTCCACATTTATTAGCCTCCATACGTAACATATGAAAACAGGGTGAAATATAACTTGTCACCGACCGAAAAGAATTCGCTTTCATGCCCGTTTAGGTTTACACGAATTTCCTTTAACGGTATAATGTTGAGGAAGTATATCTATGAACGTACATAGAGAGGAGGACTAACCGTGGCACGCATGTTTCGGGTACTCGGCTTCTTCACGCTGACTATTGGCCTCATGGCCTTTGCTGGAGATCTCGTTGAAATGGCTTTGCTGTTTTTCCTGCAGACTGCGTTTTTCGTCATTTTGGGATATTTGAAATTTACCGAGAGAACATACATCTTGCTCTTCTGGGGATATATGATCGTAACGTTCACCGGTTTCAGCTATTGGACCGTATTCCAGATGGGACTGCCGCTTTAATCCGCCATCATGCAAGCAATCCGGCTGCTGCCGGATTGCTTTTTTGCCGTTTGTTGACGTACGTTTAGAATATTTCCATATCATCGCTACGAAGCAGCCAGCTTTTATTGAGGATAATTCCGCTTTCGGTTTCATATATTGTTCTCAGGACTTGAAGCTTGTACGATGAAACTATTCACACAGAGAGGAGAATGAACTGGTGAAGGGTCGATCCGCCATTGCTGCCCTGGTCTGTGCCTTGTTATGCATACAACTTACATCGACCTATGTTTATGGAGAAGATTACTCCCCTGAGGAAACTCGCGCCCTGCTGCAAAAAAGCCTGTCGATCGTCGAGATTGACCATGAGATTGAACGGATCGAGGAAAGGCAGCAGCAGCTCGGCAAGGAGCAACAACTACTGCAGGTTCAGCTTCGGGAACAGGAAAACGAGATACATATTCAACAGGATCGGGCCGGGGAAGTGGTCAGGTCCTATTATATGGGGGAACGCGATAGCCTGCTTATGGCCGTCTTGGGTGCCAGATCGCTTAAGGATTTATTCGTATTATATGATTATTATCAGATCATTATTGGCAGGGATCGGGCGGTTCTTGACAAATACCAGGAAAGGTATGACAGCATGCTGCAAACCTCCCTGCGGATTTCCGAAACCACCGACGAATTAAACGTTTTAAAAGCCGGTTTGCAGAACCAGCGGAAACGCGTTGCCGCGCTTCAAAACGAGGTGGATGGCGAGTTGGCCAAAAGCGATAATGCTGCGGCCATTCAGAAGCTGATGGAGGAATTGACGAATTACTGGGAAAACATCGGCATTTATGAAGTCAAACGTTACTTCAAGGCGCTCGCAGCGGCCATGCAAAATCTGCCGCAGTTCATCCAAGAGCAAAATGGGGGGATCTCCACGACAGGAACGACGTATACGATTCGAATCGGTCAGGATGAACTTAATGCATTTTTGCGCGAACAAGATCCGATTTTTGAAAACTTTGCTTTTCAGTTTGACGAGAACAAGATTACGGCCGCGGGACAGCGTGACGAACTGCAGTTAAGCATCGAGGGTCATTACACGGTTGAAAACGAGCCACAAAATTCCATCCGATTTCATGTGAACAAACTGGTATTTAACCAGTTCGAACTGCCCGATACAACCCGCCGCATGTTGGAGCGTGAATTCGATCTTGGTTTCTATCCCCAGAAGATTCTATCCTTCGTCAAAGCCACGGATGTATCGACCAGCAAAGGCGTTCTTGAAGTGAAGCTCGCCATCTCATTCTGACCCGTTCGCGTGAATTTCCAAAATACGTTTCACGTACTGTTCGGCCTTTAGTTTTCCCCGGAACAGCTGTTCCATACTCGTACTGTAATCGTGCAGCTGGGATTCGCCGATTTCGTGCATGCTTTCTCCCTTGCCCCATGTTTCTCCGTTCGTTAACTTAAATTGGTTTTCGAGCATTTCCATTTCTGCATCCAATTGCTCCTGCCTGGCAGGCATTCGGCCTGTACGGCTGGACCATTCGGCTTGAATGATAACGGAT contains the following coding sequences:
- a CDS encoding ABC transporter permease, which gives rise to MSGSNNKNAQTANAAPAVKSQESVSLWKDAMYRLASNKVAMISLGVLILVVLFSIIGPTSIFTSYNYYSNDLLNANMAPSAEHWFGTDELGRDIWVRTWVGARVSLTVGLAAALIDLVIGVIYGAIMGFYGGRVDGIMNKFSEILYSLPYMLVVILLLVVLEPSLTTIIIALTITGWISMSWIVRGEIMQLKNRDFILAARSMGASTGRQLFRHLLPNAVGPIIVTLTLSIPNAIFAEAFLSFLGLGVSAPRSSLGSMINDALTGWTLYPWRMWFPAGLMVLTMLAFNLLGDGLRDALDPKLRK
- a CDS encoding adenosylhomocysteinase, with product MTTPALQNSIVADMALAPEGHLKIDWVEAHMPVLNRIRRQFELDLPFKGLKVSICLHLEAKTAYLAKVIQAGGAEVTITHSNPLSTQDDVCAALVEDGVTVYAKHNPGAEEFKALQIRALEAKPDLIIDDGGDFATILASERPDLAATIRGGAEETTTGIIRLKALAKEGELKFPMVAVNDAYCKYLFDNRYGTGQSAFDGIIRTTNLVVAGKTVVVAGYGWCGKGVAMRAKGLGANVIVTEIDPIKAVEAHMDGFRVMPMLEAAKLGDFFIAVTGNKDVITGEHYDVMKDGAILSNAGHFDVEVNKPELAKRSDSIRTVRRNIEEYRFKDGRKMYLLAEGRLVNLGAADGHPAEIMDTTFALQALGLRYVSENYADLGKNVVNVPYEIDRQVASYKLESLDIAIDALSPEQEKYLDSWKF
- a CDS encoding ABC transporter ATP-binding protein; this encodes METILTVKDLSVSFKTRSGVFDAVKNVSFELGKGETLGIVGESGSGKSVTAQTIMKLIPSPPSIVKNGEIVFQGQSLLNKTDKEMEAIRGKDIGMIFQDPMTSLNPTIKVGKQITEVLRKHQNMSKKEAEARALEMLKLVGIKNPEIRMGHYPHQFSGGMRQRVMIAIALACRPSLLIADEPTTALDVTIQAQILDVMKDMQQKLGTSIMLITHDLGVVAGMCDRVVVMKEGEVVETGTTDEIFSNPQHPYTIKLLNALPRLDEPKKEKPTPVGIVKGANKPLVQVKNLKQYFNLGKGNILKAVNDVSFDIFEGETLGVVGESGCGKSTTGRTILRLYEPSGGNVNFNGTDIYKLSPRKMKEMRKDMQMIFQDPYASLNPRFNVMDIIGESLDIHGLASSRAERKKRVEELLDLVGLNPSHALRYPHEFSGGQRQRIGIARALAVDPKFIICDEPLSALDVSIQAQVVKLLEELQQRLGLTYLFIAHDLSMVKHISDRVAVMYMGKVVELAESEELYSNPVHPYTKTLLSAIPVPDPEVERSKRRILLPDEQSGPIQNASGGPVNDPYNLQNAQLIEVSKGHWVAEPYV
- the bshC gene encoding bacillithiol biosynthesis cysteine-adding enzyme BshC, whose translation is MKGIPEALRSGSRLAEDYICSRDAVRALYEYDVHFDSNLSARAQWLDETENARVHRQNLVEYLSIYNRRLNDHPEVRQSLERLSQQGALVVTGGQQSGLFTGPLFVIYKAASVIAAAREAEAKLGRPVVPVFWIAGEDHDWDEVNHTFLPDRNGNIVKVKLHGRFSGRDSVSSVHVDADQWKNAIEQVEQLLPDTVHKPGLVKLLRDIHESSSNLSDAFARMLSALFGGSGLVLMDAAEQGLRALEQPVFANMIRKNDVLRHAYLQGASQVVGAGYDMPAEVAEDGANLFYIHQGARLLLTYKDGLFGDRKGLVSFTEDRLLQELAEHPERFSNNVLTRPLMQDSVLPVLAVILGHGEISYWGLTREAFRQFGLQMPILLPRLSFTILEDIHHKHMQQYGLSFQDVQYRLEERKQQWLDGQETLAVEEEFAKAQQAIETVYRPLLDRLAEIQAGLGRIGETNLRKIGEQVQYMQQQTHRAIAEKHEAGLRHWNGIQASLFPMNKPQERVHNVLFYLNQYGTEWIERLIGSQSEFTGQHQVIRL
- the mraZ gene encoding division/cell wall cluster transcriptional repressor MraZ, producing the protein MFMGEFQHSIDDKGRIIIPAKFRESLGPSFVVTRGLDQCLFVYPMDEWGIMEQKLKALPLMKSDARAFTRFFFSGATECELDKQGRVNLPGNLREYAKLDKDCVVLGVSNRVEIWSKGIWENYFNQSEEAFNDIAEKLVDFNFDL